In Horticoccus luteus, the following proteins share a genomic window:
- the rpiB gene encoding ribose 5-phosphate isomerase B — translation MKTFTIAIGSDHAGFTYKEAIKAMLLGEGHTVRDLGTYSEAPCDYPDFIRPVAEAVARGDVERGIVLGGSGNGEAMVANRVKGVRCGLCWNEQVAIWNRAHNDANCLSLGQRTISEAEALHIVRVWLTTPFEGGRHIARLQKIDGI, via the coding sequence ATGAAAACGTTTACCATCGCCATCGGATCCGACCACGCCGGCTTCACCTACAAGGAAGCCATCAAGGCGATGCTCCTCGGCGAAGGTCATACCGTGCGCGATCTCGGCACCTACTCCGAAGCTCCCTGCGATTATCCCGACTTCATCCGTCCGGTCGCTGAAGCCGTGGCGCGCGGCGACGTCGAGCGCGGCATCGTCCTCGGTGGTTCAGGCAACGGCGAAGCCATGGTCGCCAACCGCGTGAAAGGCGTCCGCTGCGGCCTCTGCTGGAACGAGCAGGTCGCCATCTGGAACCGCGCGCACAACGACGCCAACTGCCTCTCCCTCGGCCAACGCACCATTTCCGAAGCCGAGGCTCTGCACATTGTGCGCGTCTGGTTGACCACACCTTTCGAAGGCGGCCGGCACATCGCCCGTTTGCAAAAAATCGACGGCATTTGA
- a CDS encoding alpha/beta hydrolase gives MTALSSHHYLFEPAKSSDAAPFLVLHGTGGTEHDLLPLVRTLAPGSAILSPRGNVTEQGAARYFARLAPGVFDPDEIIRRTHELADFVLGAAEHHHLDLSRLTALGFSNGANIAATLLLLRPETLGAAVLLRPMVVLDQPAPPGSLAGKRVLLASGSGDSLVPVDQPPHLAELLRTGGADVEIAWTRADHGLTAVDFSAARAWLARG, from the coding sequence ATGACGGCCCTCTCGTCACATCACTACCTCTTCGAGCCCGCCAAATCCTCTGATGCGGCGCCGTTTCTCGTGCTGCACGGCACCGGCGGCACCGAACACGATCTCCTTCCGCTCGTCCGGACGCTCGCGCCCGGCTCCGCCATCCTCTCGCCTCGCGGCAACGTCACCGAACAAGGCGCCGCGCGGTATTTCGCCCGCCTCGCCCCCGGCGTTTTCGATCCCGATGAAATCATCCGGCGCACGCACGAACTCGCCGACTTCGTCCTCGGCGCCGCCGAGCATCACCATCTCGACCTGAGCCGCCTCACCGCGCTCGGGTTTTCCAACGGCGCCAATATCGCGGCCACCCTCCTTCTGCTGCGCCCCGAAACGCTCGGCGCCGCGGTTCTTCTCCGCCCGATGGTCGTGCTCGACCAACCCGCCCCGCCCGGCTCTCTCGCGGGCAAACGCGTCCTCCTCGCCAGCGGCTCCGGCGATTCACTCGTGCCTGTCGACCAGCCTCCGCACCTCGCGGAACTCCTTCGCACCGGCGGCGCGGACGTCGAGATCGCGTGGACGCGGGCCGATCACGGCCTCACCGCCGTCGACTTTTCAGCCGCGCGCGCCTGGCTCGCCCGCGGCTGA
- a CDS encoding DoxX family protein yields MKSFLKILQINYIPRSPDFALLVLRVWLGATLVMNHGWVKVMKFSTMSSSFADPFGVGSKWSLGLAIFAEVVCGALLALGVVTRFAALVVIVMLSVAFVTVHNTRIASGPGSGELAFIYLAGFVTIFIAGPGRFAVDKGA; encoded by the coding sequence ATGAAATCGTTCCTCAAGATCCTCCAAATTAATTACATTCCCCGGAGTCCGGATTTCGCGCTGCTGGTGCTGCGGGTCTGGCTGGGCGCGACGCTGGTGATGAACCACGGCTGGGTGAAGGTGATGAAGTTCTCCACGATGTCGTCGTCGTTTGCCGATCCGTTTGGCGTCGGCTCGAAATGGAGTCTCGGGCTCGCGATTTTCGCGGAGGTGGTGTGTGGGGCGTTGCTGGCGCTCGGGGTGGTGACGCGGTTCGCGGCGCTCGTGGTGATCGTCATGTTAAGCGTGGCGTTTGTGACCGTGCATAACACGCGCATCGCTTCAGGGCCGGGCAGCGGTGAGCTGGCGTTTATTTACCTCGCGGGATTCGTCACGATTTTCATCGCGGGTCCCGGACGTTTTGCCGTGGACAAAGGTGCGTAA